The DNA sequence CAGCAGACAATGTTCCGCGGCGAATACCGTTGCTGAGCGCGGCTTGCGTTCCAACACCGCCATCTCACCGAAGATCTCGCCTGCCTGGATCACAGCGAGGCGCACCATCGGCCCGCCATTGCCGGTCAACGCAACTTGCACTGACCCAACACTCAGCAGAAACATTGAGTCCCCGGCATCACCTTCTTTGATGATGGTCGTCCCTGGCGCGTAGCTATGCTCCTGCGAGATCTCATCTCTCAGTAAATTCGCGATCTCGTCTTCGCGGAGGCTGGAGAAAATTGAATGGCCGCGCAACATGTCATGCCAATTGAAGGACTTCATAGATGCTCTCCGTTCCTGTACGAACATATCAATCCGCAGGCCGGGACGCATCACCAGAGGCCAACGCCGCCGATTCCTTGATACCAGCGAGAGCTGGCGTGACACACGGACCTCACTCACCACCATTGCAGTGGTCTACGACCGCGCGACTTGTGCATCAGTTAACATAGGCGAGTCCTTGCTATAACGGCGAACCAAATAGAGCAACGGCCCGATGCTCCCAAGCGTCAATGTCAGCAGCACGTAGGGAACAATGGAAATCCCACGCTCTCGTGCATCGTTCCACATCCACGCCAACACGAAACTCAAGGCAATGATGAGGTCTAACAACACCTGCAGAGTGGCAGCATTGGTCAACGCTTGTTCGAAGAGTCCGATATAACCGTACTGATAAACAACGTACGCAGAGAACGCAGAGAAGGCGACGAGGGTTGCTCCCGCTCCGATGAGTTTTGCATTCATGAGGCACTCCTGTCTCAGACTGTGAGAATTTTCCGCTTGTACCGGAGCAACAAACATGCCGTTGCCTCAAGCACGCAAGGCCTCACCTTTGTTGGGCATGGG is a window from the Deltaproteobacteria bacterium genome containing:
- a CDS encoding cyclic nucleotide-binding domain-containing protein — encoded protein: MVVSEVRVSRQLSLVSRNRRRWPLVMRPGLRIDMFVQERRASMKSFNWHDMLRGHSIFSSLREDEIANLLRDEISQEHSYAPGTTIIKEGDAGDSMFLLSVGSVQVALTGNGGPMVRLAVIQAGEIFGEMAVLERKPRSATVFAAEHCLLLEIGGTDIRQLLEAHPAMQVKLYTVARDRLSHWFRSLGPGESRGNN
- a CDS encoding DUF2834 domain-containing protein, translating into MFVAPVQAENSHSLRQECLMNAKLIGAGATLVAFSAFSAYVVYQYGYIGLFEQALTNAATLQVLLDLIIALSFVLAWMWNDARERGISIVPYVLLTLTLGSIGPLLYLVRRYSKDSPMLTDAQVARS